One Cryptosporidium parvum Iowa II chromosome 5, whole genome shotgun sequence DNA segment encodes these proteins:
- a CDS encoding katanin p60/fidgetin family with AAA ATpase, with the protein MMEEEEIEVLGEFFKSRSIGTGLKRRKCWEMLVDELVKLKNNGEFEYMNILKLFGAINRLERDSNIIFRDTSSPFLNDKSILKWSEYIENDQIFTNTGNKSNQEIMESSIKIFKDRFGGDYYKSELLDMIYHPNYPDYSNYINFDQVNNSVKNNIKSKTNTKEMGNMFTTGLTELGKSNPEIYEKQINKENSDFSNSKGANLLSYVGKNPVKSSTGNHTPNIEAERILASLGGKVKIEHIEWVLSIRTEPKNFISEKDVIGLESIKKMLRVKIINPIQRPDLHVGLHSAPRGILLFGPPGTGKTMLAKWIASECKASFYDVSPGSIMSKFYGETENIIKALFMISEYSSPSIIFIDEIDSIFSKRTSKDDDNSIRLKNQFLQMIDGVQSDLSKIVVVIGATNRPDMLDDAALRRLSKRVLVPLPDMECRLEQIKHILETNTQGGCQITYDQLKSIATETHGWNGSDIKNLCIKAAEFSYDETIEKYNGIHNVPNREAFRPITIQDFNLSLKLVKPSYSSENDQNNDLIKWSNLFGVV; encoded by the coding sequence ATGATGGAGGAGGAAGAGATTGAGGTGTTAGGCGAGTTTTTCAAATCAAGAAGTATAGGAACAGGCTTGAAAAGACGGAAATGTTGGGAGATGTTGGTGGATGAATTAgtcaaattgaaaaataatggtgaatttgaatatatgaACATATTAAAACTGTTTGGGGCAATTAATAGGCTTGAAAgagattcaaatataatatttagaGATACAAGTAGTCCCTTCCTGAATGATAAGTCAATATTGAAATGGTCAGAatatatagaaaatgatcaaatatttactaaTACTGGAAATAAGTCAAATCAAGAAATTATGGAATCTAGTATAAAGATATTTAAGGATAGATTTGGTGGAGATTATTACAAAAGTGAGCTATTGGACATGATTTACCATCCAAATTACCCTGATTATTCCAactatattaattttgaccaagttaataattctgTAAAGAACAATATAAAGAGCAAAACAAATACAAAAGAAATGGGAAATATGTTCACAACAGGCTTAACCGAGTTAGGTAAAAGTAATCCAGAAATATATGAAAAACAAAtcaataaagaaaattctgATTTCTCAAACTCTAAAGGAGCCAATCTGTTAAGTTATGTAGGGAAAAATCCTGTTAAAAGCTCAACTGGTAATCATACTCCAAATATCGAAGCTGAAAGAATACTTGCTTCTTTGGGAGGAAAGGTCAAAATTGAACATATTGAGTGGGTTCTAAGTATAAGAACTGAACCAAAGAATTTTATATCGGAAAAAGATGTTATTGGATTagaatcaattaaaaaaatgctCAGagttaaaattattaaccCAATACAACGACCTGATCTACATGTTGGTTTACACTCTGCTCCAAGGGGTATCCTCTTATTTGGTCCTCCTGGTACTGGAAAAACTATGCTAGCAAAATGGATTGCAAGTGAATGCAAAGCATCATTCTATGATGTTTCTCCTGGAAGTATAATGAGTAAGTTTTATGGAGAaactgaaaatattattaaagctCTTTTTATGATTTCCGAGTATTCATCACCTtctattatatttattgatgaaattgataGTATATTCAGTAAGAGAACAAGTAAAGACGATGATAATAGTATTCGACTTAAAAACCAGTTCCTACAAATGATCGATGGTGTACAAAGTGATTTATCTAAAATTGTTGTTGTTATTGGAGCTACTAATAGGCCTGATATGTTAGATGATGCAGCATTAAGAAGACTAAGTAAGAGAGTCTTGGTACCTTTACCAGATATGGAATGTAGACTCGAACAAATTAAGCATATACTGGAAACAAATACTCAAGGAGGATGCCAAATAACTTATGATCAATTAAAGTCCATTGCAACAGAAACTCATGGTTGGAATGGAAGCGACATCAAGAATTTGTGTATTAAGGCAGCAGAATTCTCTTATGATGAAACTATTGAAAAGTATAATGGTATCCATAACGTTCCAAATAGAGAAGCATTTAGGCCTATTACTATACAAGATTTTAACTTATCATTAAAACTTGTTAAGCCTAGCTATTCTTCCGAAAACGATCAAAATAATGACCTTATTAAGTGGTCCAATTTATTTGGAGTTGTGTAA
- a CDS encoding mannitol dehydrogenase; zinc dependent alcohol dehydrogenase like rossmann fold, which produces LNIIFVEQKFKMAVYESKAYAALGPSQDLVPHKYEIKSYEPNEAKIKVLYCGICHSDVHQVKNEWFPGIFPMVPGHEIIGIVEEIGENVTKVKVGDCVGIGCIVDSCMSCNACKDGYEQFCGSLSLTYNGRYKNGMNTYGGYGTYVTCNEHFLLKIPENLDKAAAAPLLCAGVTVYSPMIRNKMNRPGFKLAVVGLGGLGHMAVKFGVSFGCEVAVITRSESKKEYALAMGAKHFIKFDDPEALEKFSGYFDGIIDTVSGKRSVENLLKLLSYHGVMACVGAPPAGETSEFNSFSVIFGEKTITGGNIGNIEITQQMLNYCGEHNITSTIELIKLNQVNEAYEKMLKSDVKFRFVIDVANSQDQV; this is translated from the coding sequence ctgaatattatttttgttgaGCAGAAATTTAAAATGGCAGTTTATGAGTCAAAAGCATATGCAGCTTTGGGCCCTTCTCAAGATTTAGTACCACATAAATATGAGATAAAGTCATACGAACCAAATGAAGCTAAAATCAAAGTTTTATATTGTGGAATTTGCCACAGTGATGTTCATCAAGTAAAAAATGAATGGTTTCCAGGAATTTTCCCAATGGTCCCGGGCCACGAAATTATCGGTATTGTTGAGGAAATTGGAGAAAATGTTACAAAAGTGAAAGTGGGTGATTGCGTAGGAATAGGATGTATTGTTGATTCATGCATGAGCTGTAATGCCTGTAAGGATGGGTATGAACAATTTTGTGGAAGCCTTTCACTCACTTATAATGGTCGCTATAAAAATGGAATGAATACTTATGGAGGATATGGTACATATGTTACTTGTAACGAGCACTTCTTACTTAAGATCCCAGAAAACTTGGATAAAGCAGCTGCAGCTCCATTGCTCTGTGCTGGAGTCACCGTTTATTCTCCAATGATTAGGAACAAGATGAACAGACCCGGATTCAAGTTGGCTGTAGTTGGATTGGGAGGTTTGGGTCACATGGCTGTCAAGTTTGGTGTCAGCTTCGGATGTGAAGTTGCTGTAATCACTCGTTCAGaaagtaaaaaagaatatgcCCTTGCTATGGGAGCCAaacattttattaaatttgacGATCCAGAAGCACTTGAAAAGTTCAGCGGATACTTTGATGGTATTATTGATACTGTTTCTGGAAAAAGGTCAGTGGAAAACCTATTGAAATTGCTCTCTTACCACGGAGTCATGGCATGTGTTGGAGCTCCTCCTGCTGGTGAAACTTCCGAATTCAATTCATTTTCAGTAATATTTGGTGAAAAAACCATCACAGGTGGTAATATTGGTAATATTGAAATCACTCAACAAATGCTTAACTACTGTGGTGAGCACAATATTACATCTACTATTGAACTAATTAAGCTAAACCAAGTCAACGAGGCCTACGAAAAAATGCTCAAGAGCGATGTTAAATTTAGGTTTGTAATTGATGTCGCTAACTCTCAAGATCAAGtttga
- a CDS encoding hypothetical protein (with a signal peptide, paralog of cryptosporidium-specific WYLE gene family) — protein sequence MSQSTLFHKSVLIFFIVTIFYGYQIKLLECATANSDVSEQNNPNSMPSAINTRHATSLYENLVPKHPQTSTSLLYGRMKVRNWLYVTRRNKEVGALRYGLNNDDMHVTIQMYVNNLKTHIPVQKTYLHERRGKARKYKRKYMYWIWRRWRYLLSAKERMPILVEDKDLKQMPIDPLERVYSYAVNIIEVPNAFYLEQVHCMYTGIKPFINGILPSYSLQDLIGASLYSIGPDGIFKDYFCIQAINLWSDDQIVPNANAICERAKKCLDNREINERKTKQLFNEYVNKISVIYSNKRFIGADSGYTFASNAFLEMVQIFHELEAHKRPDYIEKLFVIVRSIRFMIYANELLLRSGVKNKAVFKAPNVSDVIQYSVFRVDPVSMIRFCVAHFITTRFKFRKNMGIAVIEEACAHSLSFGFIDDTGQLPRGVTKSKAREIIYQHFSTLEEEEEHGDNFVLIHSQDQNISIDEKGNISRNTKKKAELEDIQEADEESNEELEDEENWNTFVNQYIE from the coding sequence atgagtCAGAGTACACTTTTTCATAAGAGTGTattgattttctttattgtAACTATTTTCTATGGGTACCAAATAAAGTTATTAGAGTGTGCAACAGCAAATTCCGATGTTTCGGAACAGAATAACCCAAATAGCATGCCAAGTGCAATAAATACTAGGCATGCAACGAGTCTTTATGAAAACTTGGTACCAAAACATCCTCAAACTTCAACATCTTTACTATATGGAAGAATGAAAGTACGTAATTGGCTTTATGTAACAAGGCGAAATAAGGAGGTGGGGGCATTAAGATATGGacttaataatgatgatatgCATGTAACAATTCAGATGTATGTTAACAACTTGAAGACTCACATTCCAGTTCAAAAGACTTATTTACATGAAAGAAGAGGTAAAgcaagaaaatataaaagaaaatatatgtATTGGATTTGGAGACGTTGGAGATATTTACTTTCAGCAAAGGAGAGAATGCCAATATTAGTTGAAGATAAAGATTTGAAGCAAATGCCAATAGATCCATTAGAAAGAGTTTATAGCTATGCGGTAAATATTATAGAGGTTCCAAACGCATTTTATTTAGAACAGGTACATTGTATGTATACTGGTATTAAACCATTTATTAATGGTATTTTACCAAGTTATTCTTTACAAGATTTAATTGGAGCTTCTCTTTATTCAATAGGACCGGATGGAATATTTAAGGATTATTTCTGTATACAAGCAATAAATTTATGGAGTGATGATCAAATAGTACCAAATGCTAATGCAATTTGTGAAAGAGCAAAGAAATGTTTAGATAATCgtgaaataaatgaaagaaaGACAAAACAACTATTTAATGAGTATGTGAATAAAATTTCCGtgatatattcaaataaaaggTTTATTGGAGCAGATTCTGGATATACTTTTGCATCAAATGCATTCTTAGAAATGgtacaaatatttcatgAATTAGAAGCACATAAACGTCCTGACTATATTGAGAAGCTTTTTGTAATTGTTAGATCAATAAGATTTATGATTTATgcaaatgaattattactaAGATCAGgagttaaaaataaagcAGTTTTCAAAGCCCCAAATGTTTCAGATGTTATTCAATATTCAGTATTTAGAGTTGATCCAGTTTCTATGATAAGGTTTTGTGTTGCTCATTTTATAACAACAAGGTTCAAGTTTAGAAAGAATATGGGTATTGCTGTTATTGAGGAAGCATGCGCTCATAGTTTAAGTTTTGGATTTATTGATGATACAGGTCAATTACCCCGTGGTGTAACAAAATCTAAAGCTagagaaataatttatcaacatttttcaactttagaagaagaggaagaacATGGTGACAATTTTGTTTTGATACATTCTCAGGATCAAAACATCTCTATTGATGAGAAAGGTAATATTAGTAGAAATACAAAGAAAAAGGCAGAATTAGAAGATATTCAAGAAGCTGACGAAGAAAGTAATGAAGAGCTTGAAGATGAGGAGAATTGGAATACTTTTGTTAATCAATATATTGAGTAG
- a CDS encoding 40S ribosomal protein S10 (transcripts identified by EST): MSSHAVCGSRASLVSKKNQRAIYSYLFKEGAIVVHKNPNDPRHSELDIPNLQVMLTMRSLLSKEVVTEKFTWQHNYYLLTDEGVEYLRRYLDLPASVFPATHTKKTMDRPGRSEGNQGRGYGRNRQQH; encoded by the coding sequence ATGTCATCTCATGCTGTATGTGGTTCAAGAGCATCTTTGGTTTCAAAAAAGAACCAAAGAGCCATATATTCTTACTTATTTAAGGAAGGTGCTATTGTAGTACACAAGAATCCAAATGATCCAAGACATTCTGAATTGGACATTCCAAATCTTCAGGTTATGTTAACAATGAGATCCTTACTTTCTAAGGAAGTTGTAACTGAGAAATTCACATGGCAACACaactattatttattaactgATGAGGGAGTTGAATATCTCCGTCGTTATTTGGATTTACCAGCATCAGTCTTCCCAGCAACACATACAAAGAAGACAATGGATCGTCCAGGTAGATCAGAAGGTAACCAAGGTAGAGGCTATGGCAGAAACAGACAACAACATTAA
- a CDS encoding ULP1 like chllamydin domain containing protease (transcripts identified by EST): MRGRRNYNGNLPLKIMSSSQILSQYISLNHGPYHTEGRTSLFDKRKENFSRILNFQIPVRERFSPNKMHLNKYLPVEKPRKDILSSSLSDDLTPISKTSTIINKYQEIKSKHRVIYYEKSGSDSDDGLLKRSLEFIKRISKSNNHLEVLGSHLNSLALCERNLEDKRKEFKKLVYGLDDSQFEEQESKEKDELFVSLGVIKYKYPIECSDEELNKARSYLNSLSNRGQIVAINYKSNIELTIDLIQCLRSQQWLNDELINFYFSMLQERNDRQTSNGFKPKVWLWNSFFYTKLTCDQSNDETGYCYKNVSRWTQRKKIDLFNYDIVLLPINVNNVHWTLGVVNFKLGYIQYIDSLGGQFQDHLGCTKMSAIFFQNMNRYIQDEYFDKKKEKFPGQLKHFTRFSEPVPQQNNGSDCGVFTCMFAECISEGRSFDFDTTQIDRIREVMLVECIRNEIF, from the coding sequence ATGAGAGGGAGAAGAAACTATAATGGTAATTTACCATTAAAAATTATGAGCAGCAGCCAAATCTTGTCACAGTATATATCTTTAAATCATGGACCGTATCATACTGAAGGAAGAACAAGCCTATTTGACAAGAGAAAGGAGAATTTTTCtagaattttgaattttcaaatcCCTGTAAGAGAAAGATTTTCGCCTAATAAGATGCATTTAAACAAGTATCTGCCAGTAGAAAAGCCCAGGAAGGATATTTTAAGTTCAAGCTTAAGTGATGATTTAACCCCAATTAGCAAAACAAGTactataataaataaataccAGGAGATTAAAAGTAAACACAGGGTAATTTATTATGAAAAAAGTGGATCTGACTCTGACGATGGACTTTTAAAACGATCATTAGAGTTTATCAAAAGAATATCAAAAAGTAACAATCATTTAGAAGTTCTTGGTAGTCATTTAAATAGTCTTGCATTATGTGAGAGAAATCTTGAAGATAAGAGGAAAGAATTTAAGAAGCTTGTTTATGGTTTGGATGATAGCCAATTTGAAGAACAAGAATCgaaagaaaaagatgaattatttgtttctcTTGGagtaataaaatataaatatccAATAGAATGTTCTGATGAAGAGTTAAACAAGGCTAGGAGTTACTTAAATAGCTTAAGTAATAGAGGACAGATTGTAgctattaattataaaagtaatattgaattaacaATTGATTTGATTCAATGTTTAAGATCACAACAATGGTTAAATGACgaattaattaacttttACTTCTCAATGCTTCAAGAAAGAAATGATCGTCAAACTTCCAATGGATTTAAGCCTAAAGTATGGCTTTGGAACTCTTTCTTTTACACAAAATTAACATGTGATCAAAGTAATGATGAAACAGGATATTGTTATAAAAATGTTTCAAGATGGACacagagaaaaaaaattgactTATTTAATTATGATATTGTACTTTTACCTATTAATGTCAATAATGTACATTGGACTTTGGGCGTTGTTAATTTTAAGCTTGGATATATTCAGTACATAGATTCATTAGGCGGGCAATTTCAAGACCATTTGGGCTGCACAAAGATGTCAGCCATATTCTTTCAAAACATGAATAGATATATACAggatgaatattttgataaaaaaaaggagaAATTTCCAGGCCAGCTGAAGCATTTTACGAGGTTTTCAGAACCAGTTCCACAACAGAATAATGGCTCAGATTGTGGGGTATTCACATGTATGTTTGCTGAGTGTATTTCTGAAGGAAGGtcttttgattttgacACAACTCAAATTGACAGGATTCGTGAGGTTATGTTAGTGGAATGTAttagaaatgaaatattttga
- a CDS encoding actin depolymerizing factor (transcripts identified by EST): KMSSGVKIHQDCIDAFQKQKIRKQHRYLLYKMDSTYENIILFKTSGPEETYEDFLKSIPETECFYATIDLPDPNGQTPKLIFLMFTPENAKVKDRMVFASSKDGFVKKLEGVHGKLLQASERSDLDYKLVADQYF; the protein is encoded by the coding sequence AAAATGTCATCAGGAGTAAAGATTCACCAAGATTGTATCGATGCTTTTCAGAAACAGAAGATCCGCAAGCAACACAGATATCTTCTTTATAAGATGGATAGTACCTACgagaatataatattattcaagaCTTCAGGGCCAGAGGAGACATATGAAGATTTCCTTAAATCAATCCCAGAAACTGAGTGTTTCTATGCTACCATTGATCTCCCAGATCCAAATGGCCAAACCCCAAAACTAATTTTCTTAATGTTTACCCCAGAAAACGCCAAGGTAAAGGATCGTATGGTCTTTGCTTCATCAAAGGATGGCTTTGTTAAGAAGCTTGAAGGTGTTCATGGTAAGCTCTTACAAGCCTCTGAGAGATCAGACTTAGATTACAAGCTTGTTGCTGACCAATACttttaa
- a CDS encoding ARF like small GTpase codes for KMFNLLRSAGKVGMNVIFTGITGSGKTTLLYSSLLGRFSEVPKLNPTESFNFERIMYLKKLLLVWDTSGHIAFINNLLPVMLSTIKFRAIVYVVNLLQGDKLIFDQINNEIRTLLYNQQLSDCRFCILFNTFGSNSDSWPRQPAEFASLLGLCYLPPQIDNRTKWFVVDTAKGFTDHGWRMAVEFILFGSIPNMPYYTNVPDFELTPIHYYHSQYDGKTPYGYNFRQYIPNDYINALYYQNLPPPADTKPKTSKFAKLFKKK; via the coding sequence aaaatgtTCAATCTATTAAGGTCAGCCGGAAAGGTTGGAATGAATGTGATATTTACAGGCATTACAGGATCCGGGAAAACAACgttattatattcatcaCTACTTGGACGATTTAGTGAAGTTCCTAAATTAAATCCAACTGAAAGCTTCAATTTTGAGAGAATTATGTACTTGAAAAAGTTGCTACTTGTATGGGATACTTCTGGACATATTGCATTCATTAACAACCTTTTGCCAGTAATGTTATCTACTATCAAATTCAGAGCAATAGTATACGTTGTAAATCTTCTACAAGGAGACAAACTTATATTTGATCagattaataatgaaattagaaCACTACTTTATAATCAACAGCTTTCTGATTGTAGATTTTGTATACTTTTCAACACATTCGGATCAAATTCTGATTCATGGCCTAGACAACCCGCAGAATTTGCCAGCCTACTCGGGCTATGCTACTTGCCCCCTCAAATCGACAATCGAACCAAATGGTTTGTTGTAGACACAGCCAAAGGATTCACTGATCATGGATGGAGAATGGCGGTAGAATTCATACTATTTGGAAGTATTCCTAATATGCCCTACTATACTAATGTACCAGATTTTGAGCTAACTCCCATTCACTATTATCATTCACAATATGATGGGAAAACACCATATGGATATAATTTTAGACAATACATTCCAAACGACTATATTAACGCACTTTACTATCAAAACCTACCACCACCTGCTGATACTAAACCAAAAACATCCAAATTTGcgaaattatttaaaaaaaagtaa